From Candidatus Neomarinimicrobiota bacterium, the proteins below share one genomic window:
- a CDS encoding DUF364 domain-containing protein, with product MTVYEKLLEDIPHIPVDEIIVGFFSVLVKTGKTAGIASTIKYGKIHDRIGDVRDLERKSLRELAGLVWSDNMLAASLGMAAINCYWAGRDPDFITINAKDMVLDKGRGKTVGVIGHFPFLNKHREQYKELMIFEKSPQEGDWGEGDIPEQLPRADVVALTATTLTNHTFHEVIRHMSPESYKIILGPTTPLSPVLFDYGFHAVCGTLIRDYDIVRKQVLMATPTRYLKGVEYVGMINEE from the coding sequence ATGACCGTCTATGAAAAACTTCTGGAAGATATTCCCCATATCCCGGTGGATGAAATCATCGTCGGTTTCTTTTCTGTTTTAGTGAAAACAGGAAAAACAGCCGGTATCGCCTCGACCATCAAGTACGGGAAAATACATGACCGGATTGGGGATGTAAGAGACCTGGAAAGAAAAAGTCTTCGGGAGCTGGCGGGGCTCGTCTGGTCAGATAACATGCTTGCCGCTTCTCTGGGGATGGCGGCCATAAATTGTTACTGGGCAGGGAGAGACCCGGATTTTATAACTATCAATGCCAAAGATATGGTGCTGGATAAAGGCCGGGGAAAAACCGTAGGTGTAATCGGGCACTTTCCCTTCCTCAATAAACACCGTGAACAATACAAAGAACTCATGATCTTTGAAAAATCCCCGCAGGAAGGGGATTGGGGAGAAGGGGATATCCCTGAGCAACTCCCCCGGGCGGATGTAGTCGCCCTGACGGCAACCACCTTAACCAACCATACCTTTCACGAAGTGATCCGTCACATGTCCCCGGAGAGCTATAAAATCATCCTGGGCCCTACCACACCCCTTTCACCGGTCCTTTTTGATTATGGATTTCATGCCGTTTGCGGCACACTGATCCGGGATTATGATATTGTGAGAAAACAGGTACTGATGGCTACACCCACACGGTATTTGAAGGGAGTGGAATATGTGGGGATGATAAATGAAGAATGA
- a CDS encoding xanthine dehydrogenase family protein molybdopterin-binding subunit, with product MKMTISKSIKRTDAREKIRGEAQYIGDMAFDNPLYLKTVRSTRPHAKILDIRLPDLPENCFIIDKSHIPGKNRMRTVVSDHPILAEDEVLYIGQPILLVAGPSRELVYQISEKIRIDYEDLPAVFTLEESEKQNCVFTEYSFSKGEPDTAFAQAARIIEDEYRTGLQEHVYLEPQGMAAEVKDDTVFVYGSMQCPFYAEGALTEALGRPADKIRVIQTTTGGAFGGKEEFPSLTACHTAIAALATKHPVILIYDRDEDIICSTKRHPAIIRYKAGLDDNNRVTVLDMDLLYDAGAYTGLSPVVLQRGIFSATNVYNFHHLKVRGRNFQTHTVPSGAFRGFGAPQSVFGTEMLMHNIAITLGLDPLEFKMKHILKQGDPSCTGGKIHDKVILPELVERALDLSDYRQKIQKKKKFTGVGISLFLHGCGFTGNGEQTIKGKIILRKSKDRVVLKVSSVEMGQGADTTLRKIVAHTLDLPIEKVTCEIRDTGLVPDSGPTVASRTIMIVGGLLKTAADEMKSRWNDTEDFEISKVYHHPGFLTWDNDTFQGNAYPTYSWGVNVAEVAIDPVTYDIHIEKVTGVYDVGRAIDERALRGQMEGGIAQGAGWATLEVMKSKEGRLVQHNLTDYKVPTSMDVPEIICDFMDNPYEFGPFGAKCAGELPMTGAPPAVAAAISNALGIPLNEIPVTPEMLMELEKHED from the coding sequence GTGAAAATGACCATCAGTAAATCGATAAAACGGACGGATGCCCGTGAAAAAATCCGGGGTGAGGCCCAATATATCGGTGATATGGCTTTTGACAATCCCCTTTATCTGAAAACCGTCCGCAGCACACGGCCTCACGCAAAAATTCTGGATATCCGCCTGCCTGATCTTCCTGAAAACTGTTTTATTATCGATAAATCCCACATCCCGGGAAAAAACCGCATGCGGACCGTGGTTTCGGATCATCCCATTCTGGCAGAAGATGAAGTGCTGTATATCGGTCAGCCCATCCTCCTGGTGGCAGGTCCCAGCCGGGAGCTTGTGTATCAGATTTCTGAAAAAATCCGGATAGACTATGAAGATCTTCCGGCGGTTTTTACCCTGGAGGAATCGGAAAAGCAGAACTGTGTTTTTACAGAATACTCATTCTCCAAGGGGGAGCCGGACACCGCTTTTGCACAGGCGGCGAGAATCATTGAGGACGAATACCGGACAGGTCTTCAGGAGCATGTATATCTGGAGCCCCAGGGGATGGCAGCAGAGGTGAAAGACGATACGGTCTTCGTCTACGGATCCATGCAATGTCCCTTTTATGCCGAAGGGGCCCTTACCGAAGCTCTGGGCAGGCCGGCAGACAAAATCCGGGTCATCCAAACCACAACCGGCGGAGCCTTTGGCGGTAAAGAGGAGTTCCCTTCCCTCACAGCCTGCCACACTGCCATTGCCGCACTGGCAACAAAACATCCCGTCATCCTCATCTACGACCGGGATGAAGATATCATCTGCTCTACCAAGCGGCATCCCGCCATCATCCGTTATAAAGCAGGACTCGATGACAATAACCGGGTGACTGTTCTGGATATGGATCTTTTATATGATGCCGGAGCCTATACCGGACTTTCCCCTGTGGTGTTACAACGGGGTATTTTCTCAGCCACCAATGTATATAATTTTCACCACCTGAAGGTCCGGGGACGGAATTTCCAGACCCATACCGTCCCATCCGGCGCTTTCCGGGGATTCGGGGCACCCCAGTCCGTCTTTGGTACAGAGATGTTGATGCACAACATTGCCATAACGCTGGGACTCGATCCCCTTGAGTTTAAAATGAAGCATATTTTGAAGCAGGGGGATCCTTCCTGCACCGGCGGAAAAATTCACGACAAAGTCATCCTCCCGGAATTGGTTGAAAGGGCTCTGGATTTATCGGATTACCGTCAAAAAATCCAAAAGAAGAAAAAATTCACCGGTGTGGGCATATCACTTTTTCTCCACGGCTGTGGTTTTACAGGAAACGGTGAGCAGACCATCAAAGGAAAAATCATCCTCCGGAAAAGCAAAGACCGGGTTGTATTAAAAGTTTCGAGTGTGGAAATGGGGCAGGGTGCCGATACCACACTCCGGAAAATAGTCGCCCATACACTGGATTTGCCCATAGAAAAGGTCACCTGTGAAATCCGGGATACAGGGCTTGTTCCCGATTCGGGTCCGACCGTGGCATCCCGGACCATCATGATCGTGGGAGGACTTTTAAAGACGGCGGCGGATGAGATGAAATCCCGGTGGAATGACACAGAGGACTTTGAGATCAGTAAAGTATATCATCATCCCGGTTTTCTTACATGGGATAACGACACGTTTCAGGGTAATGCCTATCCCACCTATTCCTGGGGAGTCAACGTGGCGGAAGTAGCGATCGATCCCGTGACGTATGATATTCACATTGAAAAAGTCACGGGAGTATATGACGTAGGCCGGGCTATTGATGAGCGGGCTTTGCGGGGACAGATGGAAGGAGGCATCGCCCAGGGAGCCGGATGGGCCACCCTTGAAGTCATGAAAAGCAAAGAAGGCAGATTGGTACAGCACAACCTGACGGATTATAAAGTCCCTACCTCCATGGATGTCCCGGAAATTATCTGTGATTTTATGGATAACCCCTATGAATTCGGTCCTTTTGGTGCCAAGTGTGCCGGAGAACTCCCCATGACCGGTGCCCCACCGGCAGTTGCTGCAGCCATATCCAACGCCCTGGGAATCCCCCTGAACGAAATCCCGGTGACCCCGGAAATGCTCATGGAGTTAGAAAAACATGAAGATTGA
- a CDS encoding nucleotidyltransferase family protein, whose amino-acid sequence MIEGVILAAGFSQRAGTFKPALLLNGKPLIRHCIDSMRPVCERIIVVGGYDFETLRDICVGDPELVLVFNEKFESGMFSSVQSGLRAVKGEKFFLIPGDQPVVKPETYRQMLKAPGTLIVPRYKGKKGHPVLFSSSHIPGILSMPEDGILRDYIHSQKVTILDVDDPGIGMDVDNLHDFDKIKAYTREKTP is encoded by the coding sequence ATGATTGAGGGTGTGATACTTGCTGCAGGATTTTCACAACGGGCGGGGACATTCAAACCGGCCCTTCTTCTGAACGGGAAACCCCTGATCCGGCATTGCATTGACAGTATGCGTCCCGTCTGTGAACGGATTATCGTCGTGGGCGGTTATGACTTTGAAACCCTCCGGGATATATGTGTCGGTGACCCGGAGCTGGTCCTTGTTTTCAATGAAAAATTTGAATCCGGGATGTTTTCTTCGGTGCAGAGTGGTCTCCGGGCTGTGAAAGGAGAAAAATTTTTTCTGATTCCCGGCGATCAGCCGGTGGTAAAACCGGAGACATACCGGCAGATGCTAAAAGCACCAGGGACACTTATTGTTCCACGATATAAAGGTAAAAAAGGCCACCCCGTGCTCTTTTCATCCTCCCATATTCCGGGGATTTTATCCATGCCGGAAGACGGGATTCTCCGGGATTATATTCATAGCCAAAAGGTAACAATTCTTGATGTGGACGATCCGGGGATCGGAATGGATGTGGATAATCTCCATGATTTCGACAAAATTAAAGCATACACACGGGAGAAAACACCGTGA
- a CDS encoding hypothetical protein (frameshifted, insertion/deletion at around 2498802,2498812): MKIEFILNGETQTIEVHPARRLLDILREDFHLTAVKEGCGEGECGACVVLMDGKAVNSCLIPAGYLEGKSILTPEGFKKTPRGQILEEAFIEAGAVQCGFCTPGFIMAVESLLKENPNPTDAQIREGLSGNLCRCTGYQMIFKAVRLAVEKGEE, translated from the coding sequence ATGAAGATTGAATTCATATTAAACGGTGAAACACAAACGATAGAGGTCCATCCGGCCCGGCGGTTGTTGGATATCCTCCGGGAGGATTTTCATCTTACGGCGGTGAAAGAGGGCTGCGGTGAGGGAGAATGCGGCGCCTGTGTGGTATTGATGGACGGAAAAGCGGTGAATTCCTGCCTGATACCTGCCGGTTATCTGGAAGGAAAATCCATCCTCACACCGGAAGGATTTAAAAAAACCCCCCGGGGGCAGATCCTTGAAGAAGCATTTATTGAAGCCGGAGCAGTTCAGTGCGGGTTTTGCACACCAGGTTTTATTATGGCGGTGGAATCCCTCCTGAAGGAAAATCCCAATCCCACGGACGCACAAATACGGGAAGGTCTTTCGGGTAATCTATGCCGGTGTACAGGCTATCAGATGATTTTCAAAGCTGTCCGCCTGGCCGTGGAAAAGGGAGAAGAATGA
- a CDS encoding transposase, translated as MRERKKLRKHDYDYSKPGFYFITICVHQRLRYKNIFGEIRNKKMYLNSNGEILLHCWNDLPNHYHNIKLNEFVIMPDHFHGIIQIIKKNAAGNGLKPFPAVTFHGLPEIIRGLKTFSSRRINEKNSNLHFRWQKSYYDNIIYNLNMLHIFQNYIIYNPENWKQK; from the coding sequence ATGAGAGAGCGAAAGAAACTTCGAAAACATGATTATGATTATTCAAAACCTGGTTTTTATTTTATTACAATATGTGTCCATCAAAGATTACGATATAAAAACATTTTTGGAGAGATTAGAAATAAGAAGATGTACCTGAATAGCAACGGAGAAATATTATTACATTGCTGGAATGATCTACCAAACCATTATCATAACATAAAATTAAATGAATTTGTAATCATGCCCGATCATTTTCATGGAATAATTCAAATTATCAAGAAAAATGCGGCAGGGAACGGTTTGAAACCGTTCCCTGCCGTAACGTTTCATGGATTACCCGAAATAATACGAGGGTTAAAAACATTTTCATCCCGGCGAATTAATGAAAAAAATTCCAATTTACATTTCAGGTGGCAAAAATCATATTATGACAATATTATTTATAATTTAAACATGTTACATATCTTTCAAAATTATATTATTTATAATCCCGAAAACTGGAAACAAAAATAA
- a CDS encoding pyridoxal-phosphate dependent enzyme, whose translation MIDLTLNPTQLKQTVQRCKERDIIIPTFEQMKNPERIPDHIKEELKSIGLWDVHPRNLFRITWKNEPVPEGGGFNGVNYIELPPELTEVKARIIALVGRWFPTGSHKVGATFGCLVPRLVTGQFDPTSQKAVWPSTGNYCRGGAYDAALLACESIAILPEEMSKERFEWLSRVAGEVIATPGCESNVKEIFDKCWELKRSRGSHVVIFNQFDEFGNHLWHYEITGRAMEEVLKKEMKPGDRYSGVVSSSGSAGTLACGDYLKEKFPASKITVAEALQCPTLLNNGFGGHRIEGIGDKHVPWIHNVKNTDFVIAVDDEHTIRLMRLFNEEKGKEYLVNLGVKPSLVENLDLLGISSIGNMVAAIKYAKYNELTEKDIVLTVFTDSMELYNSRMRETHEKYGEYSRDDAIRDSEILNQITIDNMLELDYYSKKRIHNLKYYTWIEQQEKPLDELNAQWYDAETYWGSIHQMAPKIDELIKAFNEKTGLLK comes from the coding sequence ATGATTGATCTGACACTGAATCCCACACAGTTGAAACAAACCGTCCAACGATGTAAAGAACGGGATATTATTATTCCAACCTTTGAACAGATGAAAAATCCGGAACGAATCCCTGATCATATAAAGGAAGAACTGAAATCCATCGGACTCTGGGATGTTCATCCAAGAAACCTCTTCAGGATCACGTGGAAAAATGAGCCGGTCCCTGAAGGTGGTGGTTTTAATGGCGTGAACTATATCGAACTTCCCCCGGAACTCACAGAAGTGAAAGCCCGGATCATTGCGCTGGTGGGACGGTGGTTCCCCACCGGATCCCATAAAGTGGGAGCAACCTTCGGCTGCCTGGTTCCCCGACTGGTGACGGGACAATTTGATCCCACCTCCCAGAAGGCAGTCTGGCCTTCCACGGGAAATTACTGCCGCGGAGGAGCCTATGACGCCGCCCTTCTGGCTTGTGAATCTATTGCCATCCTCCCGGAAGAAATGTCCAAAGAACGCTTTGAATGGCTCTCCCGTGTCGCCGGCGAAGTCATCGCCACGCCGGGCTGCGAAAGTAATGTAAAGGAAATTTTCGACAAATGCTGGGAACTGAAACGGTCCCGGGGAAGTCATGTGGTAATTTTTAACCAGTTTGATGAATTCGGCAATCACCTGTGGCATTACGAAATCACCGGCCGGGCTATGGAAGAGGTGCTAAAAAAGGAAATGAAACCCGGGGACCGTTACTCCGGTGTGGTATCGTCCTCCGGTTCCGCCGGGACTCTGGCCTGCGGCGATTACCTGAAAGAAAAATTTCCTGCGTCCAAAATCACTGTGGCCGAAGCTCTCCAATGTCCCACCCTCCTTAATAACGGTTTCGGAGGTCACCGCATCGAAGGCATCGGCGATAAACACGTCCCCTGGATCCACAATGTGAAAAATACCGATTTTGTCATCGCCGTGGATGATGAACATACCATCCGCCTCATGCGCCTTTTTAACGAGGAAAAAGGCAAAGAATATCTAGTCAACCTGGGAGTTAAACCGTCCCTTGTTGAGAATCTGGATCTCCTGGGGATTTCATCCATCGGGAATATGGTGGCGGCGATTAAATATGCCAAATACAATGAACTCACAGAGAAAGATATCGTCCTGACCGTTTTCACCGATTCCATGGAACTCTATAACTCCCGCATGCGTGAAACCCATGAGAAATATGGTGAATATTCCCGGGATGATGCCATCAGGGACAGTGAAATTCTGAATCAGATCACCATTGACAATATGCTGGAACTGGATTACTACAGCAAGAAACGCATCCACAACCTGAAATACTATACCTGGATTGAACAGCAGGAAAAGCCTCTGGATGAACTGAATGCCCAGTGGTATGACGCGGAAACATACTGGGGTTCCATTCATCAAATGGCCCCAAAAATTGATGAATTGATCAAAGCGTTTAATGAAAAGACAGGACTGTTGAAATAA
- a CDS encoding 8-oxoguanine deaminase, whose amino-acid sequence MSILIKNPRLACRMNSDWKDGGDLLESFSGGHIYIEDNQIISAGSEPFTGHADTTIDASRMVVLPGLVNTHHHFFQTLTRNVLAAQDSELFDWLITHYEIWRGISSEAFYISAKTALAELLKSGCTTSSDHLYLFPREAETILIDREIEAARELGIRFQPTRGSMSMSQKNGGLPPDDVTQTEQEILEDTLRLIKTYHDPSPGAMTRIALAPCSPFSVTRELMKQTAKIGKDNGVQIHTHLAETKDEENFCLEKFGQRPFDYMESLGWIDSHAWFAHSIYLNEGEICRGAKSGIGVAHCPSSNMRLGSGIAHIKEMLKAGIKVGIGVDGSASNDSSNMLMELRQAMLLSRLREPESRLTAGDVLWMGTVGGAKALGRDDIGRILPGKCADLIMISMDRLEYAGAQHDPAAALVFNVAMEPVDYSIVNGKIIVEKGIIQGFDEASHIARHQTLSDQLVAKAQKILPDKKLTR is encoded by the coding sequence ATGTCCATTTTGATTAAAAATCCCCGCCTGGCCTGCCGTATGAATAGTGACTGGAAAGATGGCGGTGATCTGCTGGAATCCTTTTCCGGCGGACACATTTATATCGAGGACAATCAGATCATTTCGGCCGGTTCTGAACCTTTTACCGGCCATGCAGATACCACAATCGACGCATCGCGCATGGTTGTCCTGCCGGGATTAGTCAATACCCATCATCACTTTTTTCAAACATTGACCCGGAATGTCTTGGCAGCCCAGGATTCGGAACTCTTCGACTGGCTGATCACCCATTATGAAATCTGGCGGGGAATCAGCAGTGAAGCCTTTTATATAAGTGCCAAAACCGCTTTGGCGGAGCTTCTGAAATCCGGCTGCACCACCAGTTCGGACCATTTGTATCTCTTCCCCCGTGAAGCAGAAACAATTCTCATTGACCGGGAAATTGAAGCAGCCCGTGAACTGGGAATCCGTTTCCAGCCTACCCGGGGTTCCATGTCCATGAGTCAAAAGAATGGCGGGCTCCCCCCCGATGACGTGACCCAGACGGAACAAGAGATCCTGGAGGATACGCTTCGCCTGATCAAAACCTATCATGATCCGTCTCCCGGTGCCATGACCCGGATTGCCCTGGCGCCCTGCTCTCCCTTTTCCGTGACCCGTGAACTGATGAAACAAACGGCAAAAATCGGGAAAGACAACGGGGTGCAGATACACACCCATCTGGCAGAGACAAAGGATGAAGAAAATTTCTGCCTGGAAAAATTCGGCCAGCGGCCTTTTGATTACATGGAATCCCTGGGCTGGATCGATTCCCACGCATGGTTTGCCCATTCCATCTATCTGAATGAAGGTGAAATCTGTAGGGGCGCAAAATCGGGTATTGGTGTGGCACACTGCCCATCTTCCAATATGCGACTGGGTTCCGGCATTGCCCACATCAAAGAGATGCTGAAAGCCGGTATCAAGGTGGGAATCGGTGTGGACGGATCCGCCTCCAATGATTCATCCAACATGCTCATGGAACTTCGCCAGGCCATGCTTCTTTCCCGGCTTCGTGAACCCGAATCCCGCCTGACTGCCGGTGATGTGCTCTGGATGGGAACTGTCGGCGGAGCCAAAGCCCTGGGACGGGATGACATCGGCCGGATCCTTCCGGGAAAATGCGCAGATCTGATTATGATCTCCATGGACCGGCTGGAATATGCCGGGGCTCAGCACGATCCGGCGGCTGCCCTGGTCTTTAATGTGGCCATGGAACCGGTAGATTATTCCATTGTGAACGGAAAAATCATAGTGGAAAAGGGTATTATTCAAGGCTTTGACGAGGCATCCCATATTGCCCGCCATCAAACCCTGTCAGACCAGCTGGTGGCCAAGGCCCAAAAAATCCTCCCGGATAAAAAACTGACCCGGTAA
- a CDS encoding DUF4153 domain-containing protein — MKEKILNTLQNPEGLESLYRKDPGVFAASFLQLQPETTGPLWAFWCARFEADGIHTAGEKERHKQEKSISLPILILLILTAGTLVKLPDLTGISETYFYPRFLGFALFPVLSAYFIIRNGFKKNGLIFMASLLLISGIYASIIPAPEQSHTALIALIHLPFFLWFLTGFVFVKGDIKTIEKRGTFLDFNGEWIVYSALLAFAGMILTGITAGLFSLVDESLFESLMPWIAPYGAALCLLGGAHLVFFREKSTTPMAPVIARIFTPLFLLTLLAYLGIVLLKGMNPFIDRNTLMVFNAMLLLILAMAIFSIRENEVFENSRYLDVILTALLSLGLLLDLTALSAILFRLGSYGLSPNRIAVLGLNLLIAGHAAGLLYDIIGKIQGKKEFYHLRNRTNRYLTVYAGWTAFMVFIYPLLYGYK, encoded by the coding sequence ATGAAAGAAAAAATTCTTAATACTCTACAAAATCCCGAAGGGCTGGAATCCCTTTACCGGAAAGATCCCGGGGTCTTTGCGGCTTCTTTCCTCCAACTCCAACCGGAAACCACCGGTCCCCTTTGGGCATTCTGGTGTGCCCGTTTTGAGGCAGACGGCATACATACGGCAGGCGAAAAAGAGAGACATAAACAGGAAAAATCAATCTCCCTGCCCATATTGATTCTCCTTATTCTGACAGCAGGGACACTTGTCAAACTTCCGGATTTAACCGGCATCAGCGAAACATATTTTTATCCCCGCTTTTTGGGATTTGCCCTCTTTCCCGTCCTTTCTGCCTATTTCATCATTCGGAATGGGTTCAAAAAAAATGGTTTGATTTTCATGGCATCCCTTCTCCTGATCAGTGGGATCTACGCCTCAATCATTCCGGCACCCGAACAATCTCATACCGCTTTGATCGCACTGATTCACCTTCCTTTTTTTCTTTGGTTTCTCACGGGATTTGTCTTCGTAAAAGGGGACATAAAAACGATAGAAAAACGAGGCACTTTTCTGGATTTTAATGGGGAATGGATAGTATACTCAGCCCTTCTTGCCTTTGCCGGTATGATCCTCACTGGAATTACCGCCGGACTCTTCTCCCTGGTGGATGAATCATTGTTTGAATCCCTAATGCCCTGGATTGCTCCCTATGGAGCAGCTCTCTGTCTGCTGGGCGGAGCACATCTGGTCTTTTTCCGTGAGAAAAGTACAACACCCATGGCTCCAGTTATTGCCCGGATTTTTACACCCCTTTTTCTCCTGACCCTCCTGGCCTATCTGGGCATTGTCCTCCTGAAAGGCATGAATCCTTTTATAGACCGGAATACCCTTATGGTTTTCAATGCCATGCTTCTTCTGATCCTGGCTATGGCAATCTTTAGTATCCGGGAAAATGAGGTGTTTGAAAACAGCAGGTATTTGGATGTCATCCTGACCGCCTTGCTCTCTTTGGGACTCCTTCTGGATTTGACAGCCCTGTCCGCCATTCTTTTCCGTCTGGGATCCTATGGACTGAGTCCAAACCGGATCGCCGTATTAGGATTAAACCTGCTTATAGCCGGTCATGCGGCAGGTCTCCTCTATGACATCATCGGAAAAATCCAGGGGAAAAAAGAATTTTATCATCTCCGGAACAGGACCAACCGATATCTCACGGTTTATGCAGGATGGACTGCTTTTATGGTATTTATATATCCCCTTTTATACGGATATAAATAA
- a CDS encoding xanthine dehydrogenase family protein subunit M, whose amino-acid sequence MVDAYRPKTLAEALKIRNETDCLPIAGGTDLMVQKARGTGLGPGFEKPLLFVGHLPELHRIEKKEGYIHIGPAVLLSELLHNPLISDTFKKAVALMASPPSRNLATLGGNICNASPAGDTLPFLYAADAELLLENHEFERRIAIEDFITGPKQTDLKPDELLTDIIIPDINFPVTYYKKVGQRRGMSLTKASFHGLADVLDGYVEDLRMAFGSVAPTVVRSRDIENSLIGESVNSLKNRYQEILELYEPLIQPIDDARSSAMYRKNVCFNILKDFLNYLEKNQGDII is encoded by the coding sequence ATGGTAGACGCATACCGCCCCAAAACCCTTGCCGAAGCCCTGAAAATCCGGAATGAAACCGATTGCCTGCCCATTGCCGGCGGGACAGATCTCATGGTGCAGAAAGCACGGGGGACAGGCCTGGGACCCGGTTTTGAAAAGCCGCTGCTCTTTGTAGGACACCTGCCGGAACTACACCGCATTGAAAAAAAAGAGGGTTATATTCATATTGGTCCGGCTGTATTACTCTCCGAACTCCTTCACAATCCCCTCATTTCAGACACTTTTAAAAAGGCCGTGGCTTTGATGGCATCACCGCCTTCCAGAAATCTGGCAACCCTGGGAGGCAATATTTGCAATGCTTCACCAGCCGGTGACACCCTCCCCTTTCTATACGCCGCCGATGCGGAGCTCCTCCTGGAAAATCATGAATTTGAAAGACGGATAGCCATTGAGGATTTTATCACCGGTCCCAAACAAACAGACCTGAAACCCGATGAACTTTTAACGGATATTATCATTCCGGATATCAATTTTCCTGTCACCTATTACAAAAAAGTGGGACAGCGCCGGGGCATGAGTTTGACCAAGGCCTCTTTTCACGGACTGGCCGACGTGCTGGACGGGTATGTGGAAGATCTGCGTATGGCTTTCGGATCCGTTGCACCGACGGTTGTCCGCTCACGGGATATTGAAAACTCCCTCATCGGTGAATCCGTCAACAGCCTTAAAAACCGCTACCAGGAAATTCTTGAACTCTATGAACCCCTGATTCAACCCATTGACGATGCCCGGTCCAGTGCCATGTACCGGAAAAATGTCTGCTTCAATATTCTGAAGGATTTTCTCAACTACCTGGAAAAAAATCAAGGAGATATAATATGA
- a CDS encoding XdhC/CoxI family protein: MKVRSMKNEKTIHDEIYRLSSGKGSGIVVTVVKKTGSGPAETGTKMLVYPDGSTLGTVGGGAIEKMAVERALALFNDKKNHLEEFVMQNAGEGTQTGMMCGGTATLFFEYYAPHHHVYIFGAGHVGSALVYHLKALDYFITVLDDREDMLNALQGADEKIHGSFETVLSDKAVERDSYFIIATYEHRADSLVLNRIFKEGWKPHYVGMVASRRKQKIMLKELKKAVPEADTDVCYIPVGLDTGGGLPHDIAISIVAEVQKIRYQSNGGHLRDQG, translated from the coding sequence ATGAAAGTACGATCCATGAAAAATGAAAAGACGATTCACGATGAGATATACCGTCTGAGTTCGGGCAAAGGGTCTGGCATTGTGGTGACCGTTGTAAAGAAAACGGGGTCGGGACCGGCGGAAACAGGGACAAAGATGCTGGTGTATCCCGATGGTTCAACGTTGGGGACCGTCGGCGGTGGAGCCATAGAAAAGATGGCAGTCGAACGGGCACTTGCACTTTTTAACGATAAGAAAAACCACCTGGAAGAGTTTGTGATGCAGAATGCAGGTGAAGGAACGCAGACCGGGATGATGTGCGGTGGTACGGCAACCCTGTTTTTTGAATATTATGCTCCCCACCACCATGTCTATATTTTTGGTGCAGGTCATGTGGGTTCGGCTCTTGTTTATCATTTGAAAGCTCTGGATTATTTTATAACGGTGCTGGATGACCGGGAGGATATGTTAAACGCCCTTCAGGGAGCCGATGAAAAGATCCATGGTTCATTTGAAACTGTATTATCCGACAAGGCTGTGGAAAGGGACAGTTATTTTATTATCGCAACCTATGAACACCGGGCAGACAGTCTGGTATTGAACCGGATATTTAAAGAAGGGTGGAAGCCCCATTATGTAGGCATGGTGGCTTCCCGGCGGAAACAGAAAATCATGTTGAAGGAGTTGAAAAAAGCTGTTCCGGAAGCGGATACGGATGTCTGTTATATTCCCGTGGGACTGGATACAGGCGGGGGGTTACCACATGATATCGCCATCTCAATCGTCGCGGAAGTTCAAAAAATCCGCTATCAATCCAATGGCGGCCATCTGCGGGATCAGGGATGA